From a region of the Coffea arabica cultivar ET-39 chromosome 3e, Coffea Arabica ET-39 HiFi, whole genome shotgun sequence genome:
- the LOC113736693 gene encoding fructokinase-2 translates to MAFGNGGSSSLIVSFGEMLIDFVPTVSGVSLAEAPGFLKAPGGAPANVAIAVARLGGKAAFVGKLGDDEFGHMLAGILKENGVSGEGINFDKGARTALAFVTLRADGEREFMFYRNPSADMLLTPEELNLDLIRSAKVFHYGSISLIVEPCRSAHIKAMEAAKAAGVLLSYDPNLRLPLWPSAEEARKQILSIWDKADIIKVSDVELEFLTGSNKIDDESAMSLWHPNLKLLLVTLGEKGCNYYTKNFHGSVPAFHVNTVDTTGAGDSFVGALLCKIVDNQAILEDEARLKEVLRFACACGAITTTKKGAIPALPTESDALSLIKGGE, encoded by the exons atggcATTCGGAAATGGAGGAAGTTCAAGCTTGATCGTCAGCTTCGGAGAGATGCTGATTGACTTTGTGCCGACGGTTTCCGGCGTCTCGCTGGCGGAGGCTCCCGGGTTCCTGAAGGCGCCCGGTGGTGCTCCGGCGAACGTCGCCATAGCCGTGGCGAGACTTGGCGGGAAGGCGGCGTTTGTCGGGAAGCTGGGTGACGACGAGTTTGGGCACATGCTCGCCGGAATTCTTAAAGAAAACGGCGTTTCCGGCGAAGGCATCAACTTCGATAAGGGCGCCAGGACTGCCTTGGCGTTCGTCACTCTACGCGCCGACGGTGAGCGTGAGTTTATGTTTTATAGGAATCCCAGTGCTGATATGCTGTTGACCCCGGAGGAGTTGAATCTCGACCTCATTAGAtct GCTAAAGTTTTCCACTATGGATCAATAAGCTTGATAGTGGAGCCATGCAGATCTGCACATATTAAAGCTATGGAGGCAGCCAAAGCTGCCGGAGTTTTACTTTCATATGACCCCAATCTTCGCCTACCACTCTGGCCATCAGCTGAGGAAGCTCGGAAGCAGATCTTGAGTATTTGGGACAAAGCTGATATCATCAAGGTCAGCGACGTGGAGTTAGAATTTCTCACTGGGAGTAACAAGATTGATGATGAATCTGCAATGTCCCTCTGGCACCCGAACTTGAAGCTCCTATTAGTGACCCTTGGAGAAAAGGGTTGTAATTACTATACCAAG AATTTTCATGGATCTGTACCTGCTTTCCATGTCAACACTGTGGACACAACTGGAGCTGGTGATTCTTTTGTCGGAGCTCTCCTTTGCAAGATTGTTGACAACCAAGCTATCCTTGAG GATGAAGCCAGGTTGAAGGAAGTACTTAGATTTGCATGTGCATGTGGAGCTATCACAACCACCAAAAAGGGAGCAATCCCGGCACTTCCCACCGAGTCTGATGCCCTTAGTCTTATCAAGGGGGGAGAATGA